One stretch of Prunus persica cultivar Lovell chromosome G1, Prunus_persica_NCBIv2, whole genome shotgun sequence DNA includes these proteins:
- the LOC18788298 gene encoding endoglucanase 25 — translation MSMYGRDPWGGPLEINTADSATDDDRSRNLQDLDRAALSSRPLDETQQSWLLGPSGEQKKKKYVDLGCIIVSRKIFVWTVGTLLVSAFLAGFITLIVKTVPRHHRGRPPPDNYTLALHKSLMFFNAQRSGKLPKHNNVSWRGNSCLKDGNDASTTFKDLAGGFYDAGDAIKFNFPKSFAMTMLSWSVIEYSAKYEAAGELNHVKEIIKWGSDYFLKTFNHSADSIDKLVAQVGIGSTAGGSTTHNDHYCWMRPEDIDYPRPVTECHSCSDLAAEMAAALAAASIVFKDNKAYSQKLVHGAKTLFRFSRDQRGRYSAGGGSDAALFYNSTSYWDEFVWGGAWMYYATGNSSYLQLATTPGLAKHAGAFWGGPDYGVFSWDNKLAGAQVLLSRLRLFLSPGYPYEEILRTFHNQTSIVMCSYLPIFTTFNRTKGGLIQLNHGRPQPLQYVVNAAFLATLYSDYLEAADTPGWYCGPNFYSTDVLREFAKTQIDYILGKNPQKMSYVVGFGNRYPKHVHHRGASIPKNKIKYNCKGGWKWRDTSKANPNTLDGAMVAGPDKHDGFRDVRSNYNYTEPTLAGNAGLVAALVALSGEKNIGIDKNTIFSAVPPMFPTPPPPPAPWKP, via the exons ATGAGCATGTACGGCAGGGACCCTTGGGGTGGCCCGCTGGAGATAAACACGGCGGACTCGGCCACGGACGACGACCGGAGCCGGAACCTGCAGGATCTGGACAGGGCGGCGCTGTCGTCGCGGCCGTTGGATGAAACGCAGCAGAGCTGGCTGCTGGGGCCCTCCGGggagcagaagaagaagaagtatgTGGATCTGGGATGCATCATTGTCAGCCGTAAGATCTTTGTGTGGACAGTCGGGACGCTCCTGGTCTCCGCCTTTCTGGCGGGCTTCATCACCCTCATCGTCAAGACAGTGCCGCGTCACCACCGCGGCCGCCCTCCCCCCGACAACTACACACTGGCGCTCCACAAGTCTCTAATGTTCTTCAACGCCCAGCGAT CGGGAAAACTCCCAAAACATAACAATGTGTCGTGGAGGGGTAACTCATGTCTTAAGGATGGCAATGATGCATCCACCACTTTTAAAGATCTTGCGGGTGGTTTTTATGACGCCGGAGATGCCATCAAGTTCAACTTCCCTAAATCCTTTGCCATGACCATGCTCAGCTGGAGTGTAATCGAGTACAGTGCTAAATATGAAGCTGCTGGGGAACTCAACCATGTGAAGGAAATCATTAAATGGGGTTCTGATTACTTTCTCAAGACGTTCAACCATTCTGCTGATTCCATTGACAAGCTTGTTGCTCAG GTTGGGATTGGATCTACTGCTGGAGGAAGTACTACTCATAATGATCATTATTGCTGGATGCGCCCTGAGGACATTGATTACCCCCGTCCTGTGACTGAATGCCACAGTTGCTCCGATCTAGCCGCCGAAATGGCTGCTGCTCTCGCTGCTGCATCCATAGTTTTTAAAGACAACAAGGCCTACTCACAGAAACTTGTCCATGGTGCGAAAACACTCTTCAGGTTTTCTAGGGATCAGCGAGGCAGATATAGTGCTGGTGGTGGTTCAGATGCTGCACTCTTCTATAATTCCACCAGTTATTGGGATGAATTCGTATGGGGTGGAGCTTGGATGTATTATGCTACTGGAAATTCTTCTTATCTTCAGCTTGCAACAACTCCGGGTCTTGCCAAACATGCTGGTGCCTTTTGGGGCGGCCCTGATTATGGAGTTTTTAGCTGGGACAACAAGCTTGCCGGAGCTCAG GTGCTTCTGAGCCGTTTGAGGTTATTCTTGAGTCCTGGGTATCCGTATGAAGAAATTTTGAGGACATTTCACAACCAGACTAGCATAGTAATGTGCTCGTACCTGCCAATTTTCACGACCTTTAACAGAACCAAAG GAGGCTTGATCCAGTTGAATCATGGAAGGCCACAGCCTCTTCAATATGTAGTCAATGCAGCCTTCTTAGCTACATTGTATAGCGATTATCTTGAAGCGGCTGATACACCTGGGTGGTATTGTGGACCCAACTTCTACTCTACTGATGTCTTGCGTGAATTTGCTAAAACTCAG ATTGATTACATCCTTGGCAAAAATCCCCAAAAAATGAGTTATGTCGTGGGCTTTGGTAATCGTTACCCCAAACATGTCCACCACAGAGGAGCATCCATTCCTAAGAACAAGATCAAATACAATTGTAAAGGGGGATGGAAATGGAGGGATACTTCAAAGGCAAACCCAAATACGCTTGATGGTGCCATGGTTGCCGGGCCCGACAAACATGATGGTTTCCGTGATGTTCGTTCTAATTACAACTACACAGAGCCGACCCTTGCTGGAAATGCAGGTTTAGTAGCAGCGCTTGTTGCTTTGTCgggagaaaaaaatattgggaTTGACAAGAATACCATTTTCTCTGCGGTTCCTCCAATGTTTCCaactccaccaccacctccggCACCTTGGAAACCATGA
- the LOC18789455 gene encoding MLO-like protein 13, with protein sequence MAEELNSSLEYTSTWVVAVVCFVIVLLSLCAERALHKLGKYLKHEKQDALFEALQKLKEELMLLGFISLLLTVFQGSISHICISSYLASHMLPCKRETSEGNNHEHYSLNPSLNNRRRLLSAETNSDHCLKKGKVPLLSLEALHHLHIFIFVLAVVHVIFCVTTMVLGGARIRQWKHWEDSVRQGADPTSRKRVRAHHHEFLKTRGVGYWRKAAVIGWVTSFFKQFYGSVTKADYIALRQGFIKEHCPGNPNFDFHTYMMRTLEIDFRKIVGISWYLWLFVVLFLLLNVEGWHTYFWLAFLPLILLLLVGAKLEHIITRLAQEVTEGTTQVDQEAAARVKPSDKHFWFNNPRIVLILIHFILFQNSFEIAFFFWIWSTYGIHSCIMEKLGYIIPRLIMGVIVQVLCSYSTLPLYVIVTQMGTMFKEGMFNKMVQKYIGMWAGDIRSKHGKTDGDGSVSERTEMHKMVNIELSQIVDVTQQEIVATQETVPHVQPPFSSSQAQLSS encoded by the exons ATGGCAGAAGAACTCAACAGCTCTTTAGAGTATACATCAACATGGGTTGTTGCAGTTGTTTGCTTTGTCATTGTTCTACTATCTCTTTGTGCGGAGCGTGCTCTTCATAAACTCGGAAAG TACTTGAAGCATGAGAAACAAGACGCGCTATTTGAAGCACTACAGAAACTAAAAGAAG AATTGATGCTTTTAGGGTTCATTTCCCTTCTACTAACTGTATTTCAAGGTTCCATAAGCCACATATGCATCTCCTCTTATCTCGCATCTCACATGCTTCCATGCAAGCGGGAAACTTCTGAGGGAAACAACCATGAACATTACTCTCTTAATCCATCTCTAAACAATCGGCGGCGGCTTTTGTCTGCAGAAACAAATTCAGATCATTGTCTGAAGAAG ggGAAGGTTCCGTTGTTATCGTTGGAAGCACTACATCATCTACACATCTTCATCTTTGTATTGGCAGTTGTTCATGTGATCTTTTGTGTCACAACTATGGTTCTTGGAGGGGCAAGA ATACGCCAATGGAAGCACTGGGAGGATTCTGTCAGGCAAGG TGCAGATCCAACTAGTCGTAAAAGAGTTCGTGCACATCATCATGAGTTCTTGAAAACACGTGGAGTTGGATATTGGAGAAAAGCGGCTGTAATAGGTTGGGTG ACGTCATTCTTCAAACAATTTTACGGCTCTGTCACTAAGGCGGACTACATTGCACTGCGACAAGGGTTCATCAAG GAGCACTGCCCTGGGAATcctaattttgattttcacaCATACATGATGCGGACACTTGAAATTGACTTCAGAAAAATTGTTGGGATAAG CTGGTACCTATGGCTGTTTGTTGTGCTGTTTTTGTTGCTGAATGTGGAAG GATGGCATACGTATTTTTGGTTAGCGTTTTTGCCGCTGATT CTTCTGCTTCTTGTGGGCGCAAAGCTGGAGCACATAATTACCCGTTTGGCTCAGGAGGTGACAGAAGGGACAACACAGGTTGATCAAGAAGCAGCTGCAAGAGTGAAGCCTTCAGATAAACACTTTTGGTTTAACAACCCTCGCATTGTCCTGATTTTGATCCACTTCATATTGTTTCAGAATTCATTTGAGattgctttcttcttctggATTTGG AGCACGTATGGAATTCATTCATGCATTATGGAGAAGTTGGGTTACATCATACCAAGACTTATTATGGG TGTGATTGTTCAAGTGCTTTGCAGTTACAGCACCCTACCGTTGTACGTTATCGTCACCCAG atgggTACCATGTTCAAGGAAGGAATGTTTAATAAAATGGTACAAAAATATATTGGTATGTGGGCTGGAGATATAAGGAGTAAACATGGGAAAACAGACGGCGATGGATCTGTCTCAGAGAGGACAGAGATGCACAAAATGGTGAACATAGAATTATCTCAAATTGTTGATGTTACACAACAAGAAATAGTTGCCACCCAAGAAACGGTCCCTCATGTCCAACCGCCATTTTCATCGTCTCAAGCTCAACTTTCTTCATGA
- the LOC18793771 gene encoding uncharacterized protein LOC18793771, translated as MMTNTSEELGKHSTSVYRVREDSEYVRLVISNETRTAEADILQPQSETRVKSFLWWIRALAGCLVIIIFLLIFLKWGMPFLFEKVLLPILQWEATAFGRPVLALVLVASLALFPVVLIPSGPSMWLAGMIFGYGFGFVIIMVGTTIGMVLPYLIGLFFRDRIHQWLKRWPRNAAMIRLAGEGSWFHQFRVVALFRVSPFPYTIFNYAIVVTSMTFWPYLCGSVAGMVPEAFIYIYSGRLIRTFADVKYGNYHLTTVEIIYNIISLIVAVITTVAFTVYAKNALNELKREEETSGVEASASGHGSLEMEKASC; from the exons ATGATGACAAACACTTCTGAAGAGTTGGGGAAGCATTCAACCTCAGTGTATCGTGTGAGAGAAGACAGTGAATACGTTCGGCTGGTTATATCCAATGAAACAAGGACGGCAGAAGCTGATATCTTGCAGCCACAATCAGAAACAAGAGTTAAATCTTTTTTGTGGTGGATTAGAGCCTTAGCTGGGTGCCTTGTTATCATTATatttcttctcattttcttaAAATGGGGGATGccatttctttttgaaaag GTTCTCTTGCCAATATTGCAGTGGGAAGCCACTGCCTTTGGCCGTCCTGTTCTTGCCCTTGTTCTTGTTGCTTCTCTCGCTTTGTTCCCTGTGGTCTTAATACCTTCTGGCCCTTCCATGTGGTTGGCTGGAATGATTTTTGGTTATGGCTTCGGGTTTGTTATAATCATGGTTGGAACAACTATTGGGATGGTCCTGCCATATTTGATTGGTCTGTTTTTCCGTGACCGCATCCAT CAATGGTTAAAGAGATGGCCCCGGAATGCTGCAATGATTAGACTTGCTGGGGAAGGTAGTTGGTTCCATCAATTTCGAGTGGTTGCTCTCTTTAGGGTTTCACCCTTTCCGTACACAATCTTCAACTATGCAATTGTGGTTACCAGTATGACATTTTGGCCCTACTTATGCGGATCAGTTGCTGGAATGGTGCCAGAAGCTTTCATTTACATCTACAG TGGTCGCTTAATAAGGACATTTGCAGATGTTAAGTATGGGAACTATCACTTGACTACAGTTGAGATCATATACAACATTATATCCTTAATTGTTGCAGTTATAACCACAGTTGCTTTTACTGTTTATGCAAAAAATGCTTTAAACGAGcttaaaagagaagaagaaactaGTGGAGTGGAAGCATCTGCCTCGGGCCATGGCAGTTTAGAGATGGAGAAAGCTTCCTGTTGA